The Candidatus Margulisiibacteriota bacterium genome window below encodes:
- the accB gene encoding acetyl-CoA carboxylase biotin carboxyl carrier protein, which yields MDFKKITELIKLVEQADINGLVVEENDFKIEIQKSPAAAVVPQDQNPGAIPAKTAEPPAAEKPAAGLQEIKSPMTGAFYQAASPDSPPLVSVGTVVVKGQPVCVIEAMKTFNEIEADTTGTIEKVLVANAQLVEAGQPLFLVRV from the coding sequence ATGGACTTCAAAAAAATAACAGAGCTGATAAAACTCGTCGAGCAGGCAGATATCAACGGGCTGGTCGTCGAGGAAAACGATTTTAAGATCGAGATCCAGAAAAGCCCTGCGGCGGCCGTCGTGCCGCAAGACCAGAATCCCGGGGCTATTCCGGCCAAAACCGCGGAACCTCCCGCCGCGGAGAAACCTGCCGCCGGTCTGCAGGAAATTAAATCGCCGATGACCGGCGCTTTTTATCAAGCGGCTTCCCCGGACAGTCCGCCGCTGGTCAGTGTCGGCACGGTGGTGGTCAAAGGCCAGCCTGTCTGCGTCATCGAAGCCATGAAAACTTTTAATGAGATCGAGGCGGACACCACCGGCACTATCGAAAAAGTTTTGGTCGCCAACGCGCAGCTGGTGGAAGCCGGTCAGCCGTTGTTTTTAGTCCGGGTTTAG
- a CDS encoding metal ABC transporter substrate-binding protein — MKKLLFLSALALLLLLSGCASRPAAADGRLNVVTTIFPQYDFVRNIAGDKANVTLLLRPGAESHSYEPSPQDIIKIKNSAVFVYTGGESDDWVEKILAALDTSQMKIITLLDCVPVVEEELVEGMQDEEAEHEHEAEAAPEYDEHVWTAPRNARLIVQKIAEVLCAVDTPNAAVYRQNAKNYTAELDKLDADFRALIGGAKRKTLIFGDRFPFRYFADAYGLKYFAAFPGCSTETEASPATIRFLIDKTRQEKIPVVLHIELSNQKMARTIAEAAGARVRQLHAAHNVTRQDFQSGLGYLDFMRQNIEVLREALY, encoded by the coding sequence ATGAAAAAGTTATTATTTTTAAGCGCGCTGGCTTTGCTTTTGCTGCTAAGCGGCTGCGCTTCACGTCCCGCCGCGGCGGACGGACGGCTCAATGTCGTAACGACAATTTTTCCGCAGTATGATTTTGTGCGGAATATCGCGGGCGATAAAGCCAATGTTACGCTGTTGCTGCGGCCGGGCGCGGAGAGTCATTCTTACGAGCCGTCGCCGCAGGATATTATTAAGATCAAGAATAGCGCGGTTTTTGTTTACACCGGCGGTGAGTCCGACGACTGGGTCGAGAAAATCCTGGCGGCGCTGGACACCAGCCAGATGAAAATTATAACGCTGCTGGACTGTGTTCCTGTCGTGGAAGAAGAGCTGGTCGAGGGGATGCAGGATGAAGAGGCAGAACACGAACACGAGGCTGAGGCCGCGCCGGAATATGATGAACATGTTTGGACTGCGCCGCGCAATGCCAGATTGATCGTGCAGAAAATTGCCGAGGTTCTCTGCGCTGTGGATACGCCTAATGCCGCTGTTTATCGGCAAAACGCTAAAAATTATACGGCGGAGCTGGATAAACTGGACGCGGATTTCCGCGCTTTGATCGGCGGAGCCAAAAGGAAAACTTTAATTTTCGGCGACCGTTTCCCTTTCCGTTATTTTGCGGACGCTTACGGCCTAAAATATTTTGCGGCTTTTCCGGGCTGCTCGACCGAGACCGAGGCCAGTCCCGCCACGATACGTTTTTTGATCGACAAGACGAGACAGGAAAAAATTCCGGTGGTGCTGCACATCGAGCTGTCCAATCAAAAGATGGCCAGAACAATAGCTGAAGCGGCGGGAGCGCGGGTGCGGCAGCTGCACGCGGCGCATAATGTTACGCGTCAGGATTTTCAGAGCGGCCTGGGGTATTTGGATTTTATGCGCCAAAATATCGAAGTTTTGCGGGAGGCTCTCTACTGA